A genomic region of Roseateles amylovorans contains the following coding sequences:
- the gspF gene encoding type II secretion system inner membrane protein GspF: MPRFHFEAVNAGGEIQSGSTEAESARAVRLQLRERGLTALGVRKTSIGTGVAWMTPRLPASELCWATRELASLLGASLPLESALTATIEQAEKKVVVESLTAVCAHVRGGMRLADALGERPRDYPAIYRALVSAGEDSGDLARVMERLADYLENRDHLRSKMLTAFIYPAVMALVSVGIVVFLLGYVVPQVVSAFTQARQDLPTLTTLMIDASGYVREWGGWTVLLIAAAALLVRRALRHDATRLRWHAALLRLPLIGRYVLGVNTARFASTLAILMDAGVPLLRALEAARQTMGNDCLRQCAADTTARVREGAPFAAALRVQKLFPSNLIHLVASGEKTGALAPMLERAAANLSRDLERRATRLTALLEPMMILGMGGVVMLIVLAVLLPIMEINQMVQ, from the coding sequence ATGCCGCGATTCCACTTCGAGGCGGTCAATGCCGGCGGCGAGATCCAATCCGGCTCGACCGAGGCTGAATCCGCGCGGGCGGTGCGGCTGCAATTGCGCGAGCGGGGCTTGACTGCGCTCGGCGTGCGAAAGACCTCGATTGGCACCGGCGTCGCCTGGATGACGCCGCGCCTGCCAGCTTCCGAGCTGTGCTGGGCCACCCGTGAGCTGGCCAGTCTGCTGGGCGCCAGCCTGCCCTTGGAATCGGCGCTCACCGCAACGATTGAGCAGGCGGAGAAGAAGGTGGTGGTGGAGTCGCTCACGGCGGTTTGCGCGCATGTGCGCGGCGGCATGCGCCTGGCTGATGCCTTGGGCGAGCGACCGCGCGACTATCCGGCGATCTACCGCGCGCTGGTGAGTGCAGGGGAAGATTCGGGTGATCTGGCCCGGGTCATGGAGCGGCTGGCGGATTACCTCGAGAACCGCGACCACTTGCGCAGCAAGATGCTGACCGCCTTCATCTATCCCGCGGTGATGGCCTTGGTATCGGTCGGCATCGTGGTGTTTCTGCTCGGCTATGTGGTGCCGCAGGTGGTCAGCGCCTTCACCCAGGCCCGCCAGGATCTGCCCACGTTGACCACACTCATGATCGATGCCAGCGGCTATGTCCGTGAATGGGGCGGATGGACCGTGCTGCTGATCGCGGCGGCGGCGCTGCTCGTGCGCCGGGCCCTGCGCCACGACGCCACGCGGCTGCGCTGGCATGCGGCGCTCCTGCGCCTGCCGCTCATCGGCCGTTATGTGCTGGGCGTCAACACGGCGCGATTCGCCTCCACGCTGGCCATCCTGATGGACGCTGGCGTGCCCCTGCTGCGCGCGCTGGAGGCGGCCCGCCAGACCATGGGCAATGATTGCCTGAGGCAGTGCGCCGCCGACACGACCGCGCGGGTGCGCGAGGGCGCTCCCTTCGCCGCCGCCTTGCGGGTGCAGAAGCTGTTCCCGTCCAACCTGATCCACCTGGTCGCCAGCGGCGAGAAGACCGGCGCGCTGGCGCCGATGCTGGAGCGCGCCGCTGCGAATCTCTCGCGGGATCTGGAGCGCCGCGCCACGCGGCTCACCGCGCTGCTCGAGCCCATGATGATTCTCGGCATGGGCGGTGTGGTGATGCTGATCGTGCTCGCCGTGCTGCTGCCGATCATGGAAATCAATCAGATGGTGCAGTGA
- a CDS encoding RNA polymerase sigma factor, whose protein sequence is MTEGVLPQLRNLLVQRYEQIRQSLTIKLGNSDLAGDALHEVWLRLQRDPSIAGPVQNPQAYLVRMGINLAIDVQRSQSRMLSTEEVDELMQSLPDPSPGPAELAEIRSEMDGLMAALADMPQRRREIVLLVRLEGWQQKEVARQLGISLRTVESELKAAQEFCAERLNRKV, encoded by the coding sequence ATGACCGAAGGCGTGCTCCCGCAGTTGCGCAACCTCCTGGTCCAGCGGTATGAGCAGATCCGTCAGAGCTTGACGATCAAGCTCGGCAATTCCGATCTCGCCGGCGATGCGCTGCACGAGGTCTGGCTGAGGCTGCAGCGCGATCCGTCGATCGCCGGTCCGGTGCAGAACCCGCAGGCCTACCTGGTGCGCATGGGGATCAATCTGGCCATCGACGTGCAACGCAGTCAAAGCCGGATGCTGTCCACCGAGGAAGTGGACGAGCTGATGCAGTCGCTGCCCGATCCGTCGCCGGGACCGGCCGAACTGGCGGAAATCCGCTCCGAGATGGACGGGCTGATGGCGGCGCTTGCGGACATGCCGCAGCGGCGCCGGGAGATCGTCCTGCTGGTGCGCCTGGAGGGCTGGCAGCAAAAGGAGGTGGCCCGGCAGTTGGGTATCTCGCTGCGGACGGTGGAGTCCGAGCTCAAGGCCGCGCAGGAGTTCTGCGCCGAGCGTCTGAATCGAAAGGTCTGA
- a CDS encoding prepilin-type N-terminal cleavage/methylation domain-containing protein — protein MDSPRHPHGFSLIEVMIVLLIIGIATAAISLQIAPDRGATLRQDARELAQRLAAAQQEVRIDGRVIVWEPQGHGYRFLRGTWTTRPGSVVPVVTTAATLDNFARDEALKPREWRAGQVEVQPAGPVLLTSEWVGASAAIELRHDGDKVMLIRDATGRFLVR, from the coding sequence ATGGATTCCCCTCGCCACCCGCACGGGTTTTCTCTGATCGAAGTGATGATCGTCCTGCTGATCATCGGCATCGCCACGGCCGCGATCTCGCTGCAGATTGCACCGGACCGCGGCGCCACGCTGCGGCAGGACGCGCGTGAACTCGCCCAGCGCCTGGCCGCCGCGCAGCAGGAGGTCCGCATCGACGGCCGAGTGATCGTGTGGGAGCCTCAAGGCCATGGCTATCGGTTTCTGCGGGGAACGTGGACAACGCGTCCCGGCAGCGTGGTGCCTGTGGTCACCACCGCCGCCACGCTCGACAACTTCGCCCGCGATGAGGCATTGAAGCCGCGTGAATGGAGAGCCGGCCAAGTGGAGGTTCAGCCCGCAGGTCCGGTGCTGCTGACCTCCGAATGGGTGGGCGCGTCGGCTGCGATCGAGCTTCGCCACGACGGCGACAAGGTCATGCTGATTCGCGACGCCACCGGACGCTTTCTGGTGCGATGA
- the gspE gene encoding type II secretion system ATPase GspE yields the protein MPQMPEILLRPLPHAWARAQRIVVSDRDESGAMPVPMLMLSPRTPGWALSEAQRHTGLVAWREISDETLDTLLSATYADSGSAAAVVGAAESEVNLERLMQDIPAVTDLLDAQDDAPVIRMINALLTQAARDGASDVHFEAFETHSVVRYRVDGTLRDVVSPRKALHAALISRIKIMSQLDIAEKRVPQDGRITLRVGGRPIDVRVSTVPTVHGERAVLRLLEKDAGRLRLDRLGLAPDTLAALTRLIRQPHGIVLVTGPTGSGKTTTLYAALGQLDKSVSNILSVEDPVEYDLPGVNQIPVHSKIGMSFGAALRAALRQDPDNIMIGEIRDLETAQIAVQSSLTGHGVLASLHTNDAISAVTRLTDMGIEPFLLSSSLLGVLAQRLVRCLCPQCKREAPLPDGTLQWMPVGCPHCNQSGYKGRTGIHELFVIDDDVRRIVHDGGNEHALRDLARQRGMRTLREDGQRWVAAGITTSDEILRVTRDDQ from the coding sequence ATGCCGCAGATGCCTGAGATTCTGCTGCGGCCGCTGCCGCATGCCTGGGCGCGTGCGCAACGCATCGTCGTGTCGGACCGGGATGAATCCGGCGCTATGCCCGTGCCGATGCTGATGCTCAGCCCCCGCACGCCCGGATGGGCGCTGTCCGAGGCGCAGCGCCACACCGGCCTGGTCGCCTGGCGCGAGATCAGCGACGAGACCCTGGACACGCTGCTGTCCGCCACCTATGCGGACAGCGGCAGCGCGGCCGCAGTGGTCGGCGCGGCGGAATCGGAGGTCAACCTCGAGCGGCTGATGCAGGACATCCCGGCGGTGACCGACCTGCTCGATGCGCAGGACGACGCGCCGGTGATCCGCATGATCAATGCGCTGCTCACCCAGGCGGCGCGGGACGGCGCCAGCGATGTCCACTTCGAGGCCTTCGAAACCCACTCGGTGGTGCGGTATCGCGTGGACGGCACGCTGCGCGATGTCGTCTCGCCCCGCAAGGCGCTGCATGCCGCGCTGATCTCGCGGATCAAGATCATGTCGCAGCTGGACATCGCAGAGAAGCGGGTGCCGCAGGATGGCCGGATCACGCTACGCGTCGGCGGACGCCCGATCGATGTGCGGGTCTCCACAGTGCCGACGGTTCATGGCGAACGCGCGGTGCTGCGCCTGCTGGAGAAGGATGCGGGTCGGCTGCGGCTGGACCGCCTGGGCCTGGCGCCGGACACCCTGGCCGCGCTCACCCGATTGATTCGTCAGCCGCATGGCATCGTGCTGGTCACCGGTCCCACCGGCAGCGGCAAGACCACCACGCTGTATGCCGCGCTGGGGCAACTGGACAAAAGCGTGAGCAACATTCTCTCGGTGGAGGATCCGGTGGAGTACGACCTTCCCGGCGTCAACCAGATCCCGGTGCATTCGAAGATCGGCATGAGCTTCGGCGCGGCGCTGCGGGCCGCGCTGCGGCAGGATCCGGACAACATCATGATCGGTGAGATCCGGGACCTGGAGACCGCGCAGATCGCCGTGCAGTCCTCCCTCACCGGCCACGGCGTGCTGGCATCCCTGCACACCAATGACGCCATCTCCGCCGTGACGCGGCTCACCGACATGGGCATCGAGCCCTTCCTGCTGTCATCCTCGCTGCTGGGCGTGCTGGCGCAACGCCTGGTGCGCTGCCTGTGCCCGCAATGCAAGCGGGAAGCGCCGCTGCCGGACGGCACCCTGCAATGGATGCCTGTGGGCTGCCCGCATTGCAATCAATCCGGATACAAGGGCCGGACCGGCATTCACGAGCTCTTTGTGATTGATGACGATGTGCGCCGGATCGTCCACGATGGTGGGAATGAGCACGCGTTGCGCGACCTGGCCCGCCAACGCGGCATGCGAACCCTGCGCGAGGACGGCCAGCGCTGGGTGGCCGCCGGCATCACCACCTCGGACGAAATCCTGCGCGTCACGCGAGACGATCAGTAG
- a CDS encoding FecR family protein, with product MMFTTDTNPLPDVLKDAQAWVRKLHSGRVTQWEANAFRRWVDAEPARLVAFQEAARQWRALGTAGSQLLRDDAAVARHHREVQARARPDRRAFLGFAAGGAGAAAVAAYAPLDLWPSMQLWGADERTAAGEQVNLAFGAVQVTLNTRTSVTRLQPDAQSMGGMRLIEGEAAVDTPRMSRPFRVEAGVGRMLVEAGAGGAAEAVRFEVRQLHEQTCVTCVAGTLRVDHPAGQRVLRDAQWLRYDARAISDIAAARAEELSAWRRGELVFQTTPLSTVIEEINRYRSGRVVLLGDAVRRKTVTARIKIAEIDTALLQIQHSFQLQARSLPSHILILS from the coding sequence ATGATGTTCACCACCGACACCAACCCGTTGCCCGATGTGCTCAAGGATGCACAGGCCTGGGTGCGCAAGCTGCATTCCGGCCGGGTGACGCAATGGGAGGCGAACGCCTTCCGCCGCTGGGTCGATGCGGAACCCGCTCGGCTCGTGGCTTTTCAGGAGGCCGCTCGGCAATGGCGGGCGCTGGGCACGGCCGGCAGCCAGTTGCTGCGCGACGATGCGGCGGTGGCGCGCCATCATCGCGAGGTGCAGGCGCGGGCCCGCCCGGATCGCCGCGCCTTCCTGGGGTTTGCGGCGGGCGGCGCCGGCGCGGCGGCGGTGGCGGCTTATGCGCCGCTGGACCTGTGGCCGTCGATGCAGCTGTGGGGCGCGGATGAGCGCACCGCAGCGGGCGAGCAGGTCAACCTGGCGTTCGGCGCGGTGCAGGTGACCTTGAACACCCGCACCAGCGTGACACGCCTGCAGCCGGACGCGCAATCGATGGGCGGCATGCGGCTGATCGAAGGCGAAGCGGCGGTCGACACGCCGCGCATGAGCCGGCCCTTCCGGGTGGAGGCCGGCGTGGGGCGGATGTTGGTGGAGGCGGGCGCAGGCGGCGCGGCGGAAGCGGTGCGCTTCGAAGTGCGCCAGCTCCATGAGCAGACCTGCGTGACCTGTGTGGCCGGCACCCTGCGCGTGGACCATCCGGCGGGGCAGCGGGTGCTGCGTGATGCCCAGTGGCTGCGCTACGACGCACGCGCCATCAGCGACATCGCCGCCGCCCGTGCCGAGGAGCTGTCGGCCTGGCGGCGCGGCGAGCTGGTCTTCCAGACGACGCCGCTGTCCACCGTGATCGAGGAGATCAATCGCTACCGAAGCGGGCGCGTCGTGCTGCTGGGCGATGCGGTGCGCCGCAAGACCGTCACCGCGCGCATCAAGATCGCAGAGATCGACACGGCCTTGCTGCAGATCCAGCATTCATTCCAACTGCAAGCCAGGAGCTTGCCGTCGCACATCCTCATTCTCAGTTGA
- a CDS encoding prepilin-type N-terminal cleavage/methylation domain-containing protein yields the protein MTHRQGSGFTLIEVMIAIVIMAVLSLIAWRGLDTLSRTTAHLQERTEQTAQWMRTLQQIERDLAWRTTVELDTTELTAARATRPTLRGATAAAAPQPSAALLPVGMAVRRQPESLFMIEVVRAAPAAPGHWQRVQWWIRSGTLYRAAGAPAAVYPLPAPLPADQVAVLDQVASFEVRAWEPGTGWQRLPSLGRAGAVASGLEITLGQRRGDGPVLLYRQVIALR from the coding sequence ATGACGCATCGGCAGGGCTCGGGCTTCACCCTGATTGAAGTAATGATCGCCATCGTGATCATGGCGGTGCTGAGTCTGATCGCCTGGCGCGGCCTGGATACATTGAGCCGTACCACCGCCCATCTGCAGGAGCGCACCGAGCAGACGGCCCAATGGATGCGGACCCTGCAGCAGATCGAGCGTGACCTCGCCTGGCGCACGACCGTGGAACTGGACACCACCGAGCTGACCGCCGCGCGCGCCACGCGACCGACGCTGCGTGGCGCCACCGCCGCTGCGGCGCCGCAGCCCTCGGCGGCGCTGCTGCCTGTGGGCATGGCGGTGCGGCGTCAGCCGGAGTCGCTTTTCATGATCGAGGTGGTGAGAGCCGCGCCGGCGGCGCCGGGTCATTGGCAGCGGGTGCAATGGTGGATTCGGTCCGGCACGCTGTACCGGGCTGCGGGCGCACCGGCGGCGGTCTATCCGCTTCCGGCGCCTTTGCCGGCGGACCAGGTCGCCGTGCTGGATCAGGTCGCGTCCTTCGAGGTGCGGGCCTGGGAGCCCGGCACCGGTTGGCAGCGGTTGCCGTCTCTGGGCCGTGCCGGTGCGGTGGCGTCCGGCCTGGAGATCACCCTGGGCCAACGGCGCGGCGACGGACCGGTGCTGCTGTACCGCCAAGTGATCGCCCTGCGCTGA
- a CDS encoding transposase, whose amino-acid sequence MKKRRQRSDVPPDSIQGVSMQTLDKELSRHVEIARTKPVSVDKYGVPWVWIVSHPLWMQADHLKSFVPEGHGLVNLREAIDSTLAYEGLLMNELTRQCTSGLDARMVTRAWLLQVVYSLSDPRRVREGLVYNMLWRWFVGYQLRSEQLPEIEPFVHDLNRVSAHPHVIDIVHRSLNNGAMLHADTEEFRINRGLLHALRTQHVDLPVRLDEPVVGGLSGERGGRSMAR is encoded by the coding sequence ATGAAGAAGAGGAGGCAGAGGTCCGATGTGCCACCAGACAGCATTCAAGGCGTCTCGATGCAGACGCTGGACAAGGAATTGTCCCGACATGTGGAGATTGCCCGGACCAAGCCGGTCTCGGTGGACAAGTACGGTGTGCCGTGGGTGTGGATCGTCTCGCATCCGTTGTGGATGCAGGCCGATCATCTGAAGTCCTTCGTCCCGGAGGGCCATGGCCTGGTCAATCTGCGGGAAGCCATCGACAGCACCCTGGCCTACGAGGGGCTGCTCATGAACGAGCTCACGAGGCAGTGCACCAGCGGCCTCGATGCGCGCATGGTCACCCGGGCCTGGCTGCTGCAGGTGGTGTACTCGCTGTCGGACCCGCGCCGTGTGCGGGAGGGCCTGGTCTACAACATGCTGTGGCGGTGGTTCGTCGGCTATCAGCTGCGGTCGGAACAGCTGCCCGAGATCGAGCCGTTCGTGCACGACCTCAATAGGGTCAGTGCCCATCCGCATGTGATCGACATCGTCCACCGCAGCCTGAACAACGGCGCCATGCTGCATGCGGACACCGAGGAGTTCCGCATCAATCGCGGCCTGCTGCATGCGCTGCGGACGCAGCATGTCGATCTGCCGGTCCGTCTGGATGAGCCCGTCGTGGGTGGTTTGTCCGGCGAACGAGGAGGGCGATCCATGGCGCGTTAG
- a CDS encoding substrate-binding domain-containing protein produces the protein MKSANIKMSVISAAVAAGLLAVAGAASAQNVTSGGATLPQLMYQDIFAHGPINGTWSYAGTGSGTGLNAFLTNNAALFGTSGTVHIVGSDSALTSAQITTYNGAYNNGASSSVANYGRLVQVPAFATPVLLPFKETGLASLNLSSEQICRIFSYDSAARNWNQISSAATASAIAVVYRVETSGTTELLSRFLSAACGSYLPAGKSFTVSNNFKTVVASALPTLTAAQDANADGIPDAWVGASGSSGVYGALAQDHRLGFLTPDRDLYTGNGSNVASINGFTPSAASIQNAIQAVTPPATAIARANPLNWVPAYSLPTAAYPIYGTTNLVLGQCYAGGVAAGTAGGAAKSFLSNLNSGAYDAYLSGHNFVKLPANWNTAIQQAFLTSGAALEIGNTSVCNAIGR, from the coding sequence ATGAAATCCGCGAATATCAAGATGAGCGTCATCTCCGCAGCCGTCGCCGCTGGCCTGCTGGCCGTGGCCGGCGCCGCTTCGGCACAGAACGTCACGTCTGGCGGCGCCACGCTGCCGCAACTGATGTACCAGGACATCTTTGCCCACGGCCCGATCAACGGCACCTGGTCCTACGCCGGCACCGGCAGCGGCACCGGCCTGAATGCCTTCCTCACCAACAATGCCGCGCTGTTCGGCACCAGCGGCACCGTGCACATCGTGGGCAGCGACTCCGCGTTGACCTCCGCTCAGATCACCACCTACAACGGTGCCTACAACAACGGCGCGTCCTCGTCGGTCGCCAACTACGGCCGCCTGGTGCAAGTGCCGGCCTTCGCCACCCCGGTGTTGCTGCCGTTCAAGGAAACCGGCCTGGCCTCGCTGAACCTGAGCTCCGAGCAGATCTGCCGCATCTTTTCCTACGATTCGGCCGCCCGCAACTGGAACCAGATCAGCTCGGCCGCGACGGCCAGCGCCATCGCCGTGGTCTACCGCGTCGAGACCAGCGGCACGACCGAGCTGCTGTCGCGCTTCCTGAGCGCCGCCTGCGGTTCTTACCTGCCTGCCGGCAAGTCGTTCACTGTCTCCAACAACTTCAAGACCGTGGTCGCCAGCGCCCTGCCGACGCTGACCGCTGCGCAAGACGCGAACGCCGACGGCATCCCTGACGCCTGGGTCGGTGCCAGCGGCAGCTCCGGTGTCTACGGCGCCCTGGCGCAGGACCATCGCCTGGGTTTCCTGACCCCGGACCGTGACCTCTACACCGGCAACGGCAGCAACGTGGCCAGCATCAACGGCTTCACGCCGTCGGCGGCCTCGATCCAGAACGCCATCCAGGCAGTCACCCCGCCGGCCACCGCCATCGCCCGTGCCAACCCGCTGAACTGGGTGCCGGCCTATTCGCTGCCCACCGCGGCCTACCCGATCTACGGCACGACCAACCTGGTCCTGGGCCAGTGCTACGCCGGTGGCGTGGCCGCCGGCACGGCCGGTGGCGCCGCCAAGAGCTTCCTGAGCAACCTCAACAGCGGCGCCTACGACGCCTACCTGTCGGGTCACAACTTCGTGAAGCTGCCGGCCAACTGGAACACCGCGATCCAGCAAGCCTTCCTGACCTCGGGCGCCGCCCTGGAAATCGGCAACACCTCGGTGTGCAACGCCATCGGCCGCTGA
- the gspI gene encoding type II secretion system minor pseudopilin GspI encodes MRAESPRRPPGSTHASVALPRSTGFTLIEVLIALAIISVSLAAFVRLTSQTTTQVGLLDARSLAMLSAQNSLHELRMDDTLPVGVRQVPCPQADQRLVCRVEIGANQNGIRTVSVSVHSDTHGEPALARLQTRMVERRP; translated from the coding sequence ATGCGTGCGGAATCGCCTCGAAGGCCTCCTGGGTCGACGCACGCGTCCGTCGCCCTGCCGCGATCGACCGGCTTCACACTGATCGAGGTGCTGATCGCGTTGGCGATCATCAGCGTCAGCCTGGCCGCCTTTGTCCGATTGACCAGCCAGACAACGACGCAGGTGGGCCTGCTCGACGCCAGATCGCTGGCGATGCTGTCGGCACAGAACAGCCTCCATGAGCTTCGCATGGACGACACGCTGCCGGTCGGCGTGCGGCAGGTGCCATGTCCGCAGGCGGACCAGCGCCTCGTCTGCCGGGTGGAGATCGGTGCGAATCAGAACGGCATTCGCACCGTGAGTGTGTCGGTGCATTCGGACACGCACGGCGAGCCGGCGCTGGCCCGTTTGCAGACACGCATGGTGGAGCGACGGCCATGA
- a CDS encoding secretin and TonB N-terminal domain-containing protein: MASEPRQQDPQYFDIPGQPLASALERYAVVTDQTVLFSDDLVALRRSSAVEGRYTAREALDLLLTGTSLRAERVGAGAKASFVLRPLLDDAAPTPAEALDRRYDGLVQHRIWKALCATAQTAPGGYRAVLRLEIDAAGRLSQPRLLTTTGSPRRDEAIVAALQGLQVEAAPPAGLQQPLTLVLLPRPAGQPSGCLTEGRSP; this comes from the coding sequence ATGGCTTCCGAGCCCCGTCAGCAGGATCCGCAGTATTTCGATATCCCCGGTCAGCCGCTGGCCTCGGCGCTGGAGCGCTATGCGGTGGTCACCGATCAGACCGTCCTCTTCAGCGATGACCTGGTCGCGCTTCGGCGCTCCTCGGCGGTGGAAGGCCGCTACACCGCGCGGGAGGCGCTCGACCTGTTGTTGACCGGCACCAGCCTGCGGGCCGAGCGCGTCGGCGCGGGGGCCAAGGCCTCCTTCGTGCTGCGACCCCTCCTGGACGACGCGGCCCCGACCCCGGCCGAGGCGCTGGACCGCCGCTACGACGGCCTGGTGCAGCACCGCATCTGGAAGGCGCTCTGTGCCACCGCGCAGACCGCGCCCGGCGGCTACCGTGCGGTGTTGCGGCTGGAGATCGATGCGGCCGGGCGCCTGAGCCAGCCGCGGCTGCTGACCACCACCGGCAGCCCGCGACGGGATGAGGCGATCGTTGCCGCGCTGCAGGGGCTGCAGGTGGAGGCCGCACCGCCGGCAGGACTTCAGCAGCCGTTGACGCTGGTCCTCCTGCCTCGCCCGGCCGGCCAGCCGTCGGGCTGCCTGACTGAGGGGCGTTCGCCATGA